In Elaeis guineensis isolate ETL-2024a chromosome 1, EG11, whole genome shotgun sequence, a genomic segment contains:
- the LOC105038615 gene encoding pentatricopeptide repeat-containing protein At5g16860, giving the protein MPLNLLPKARPRSRTRFFSTATPPSLPSRDLAFSSFASLLKECKSLRAARQIHQQILTHGLLSSPVSSSSASSSSTTTLGTGIVASYLAAGASTDALSMLERLCPSPVFWWNTLIRLDVNKGHLDRALFLCRCMQRVGTRPDHYTFPFVLKACGKLPSYWRGTVVHAVVCRNGFESNVFVCNALVAMYASCGAPDEAGRVFDEIVYKGIDDVISWNSVVAAHVKSGNSQLALELFAQMVKEGNNKATQQRSDIISLVNILPACASLRALAQAKEIHGYALRSGLFWDIFVGNAIIDVYAKCGMMEDACRVFNGMEVKDVVSWNVMVTGYSQNGNFCNALELFEKMHEENIPLNVVAWSAVIAGYAQRGHGQEALGVFRQMQLLGSEPNAVTIISLLSACASVGALSQGMETHAYALRKCLMTWDDDDGEGEDLMVQNALIDMYSKCRSFNAARSIFDSIPLRERNVVTWTVMIGGYAQHGDSNAALELFSQMILKASSVAPNAFTISCVLMACARLAALRFGKQIHAYVIRNRYEPAMLFVANCLIDMYSKCGEIHAAQRVFNRMPQKNAVSWTSLMTGYGMHGHGDDALRVFEEMQKVGFVPDGITFLVVLYACSHSGMVDQGLKYFHSMGGDYGVVAAAEHYACVVDLLGRAGRLNEAWETIKSMPMKATAVVWVALLSACRIHANVELAEYATARLLELESDNDGSYTLLSNIYANAGRWGDVARIRHLMKKSGIKKRPGCSWVQGKKGTATFFVGDRSHPQSQQIYAVLGTLMERIRAIGYVPQTHFALHDVDDEEKSYLLSEHSEKLALAYGILTSSPGTPIRITKNIRVCGDCHSAFTFISMIVEHEIIVRDSSRFHHFKKGSCSCGSYW; this is encoded by the coding sequence ATGCCCCTCAACCTGCTGCCAAAGGCAAGGCCTAGAAGCAGAACACGTTTCTTCTCCACTGCAACCCCTCCCTCACTCCCCTCCCGAGACTTGGCTTTCTCTTCATTTGCTTCTTTGTTGAAGGAATGCAAGTCTTTACGAGCTGCCCGACAAATTCACCAGCAGATCCTCACCCATggtcttctttcctctcctgttTCCTCCTCCTCTGCCTCATCATCATCAACAACAACATTAGGAACTGGCATTGTAGCCTCGTACCTTGCTGCCGGTGCTTCCACAGATGCCCTCTCCATGTTGGAGCGTTTATGTCCCTCACCTGTCTTCTGGTGGAATACACTTATCAGACTAGATGTCAACAAAGGCCACCTTGACCGTGCCCTCTTCCTTTGCCGTTGCATGCAACGTGTTGGAACCAGGCCTGACCATTACACCTTCCCTTTTGTCCTCAAGGCATGTGGCAAGCTACCTTCCTACTGGCGGGGAACTGTGGTGCATGCCGTTGTATGCAGAAATGGCTTTGAGTCAAATGTTTTTGTCTGCAATGCCTTAGTGGCTATGTATGCGAGCTGTGGTGCTCCAGATGAAGCTGGCCGCGTGTTTGATGAAATTGTTTATAAGGGGATAGATGATGTGATCTCATGGAATTCAGTGGTAGCAGCTCATGTGAAGAGTGGCAACTCTCAGCTTGCCTTGGAGCTGTTTGCCCAGATGGTGAAGGAAGGAAACAACAAGGCTACGCAGCAGAGGTCAGACATCATAAGCCTTGTCAACATCCTTCCTGCTTGTGCCTCTCTCAGGGCATTGGCCCAGGCCAAAGAAATTCATGGTTATGCCTTAAGAAGTGGTCTCTTCTGGGATATCTTCGTGGGCAATGCCATCATCGATGTGTATGCAAAGTGTGGGATGATGGAGGATGCCTGTAGGGTTTTTAATGGGATGGAGGTCAAAGATGTGGTATCTTGGAATGTGATGGTCACTGGGTATTCACAAAATGGCAACTTTTGTAATGCCCTTGAGCTTTTCGAAAAGATGCACGAAGAGAATATACCATTGAATGTTGTTGCATGGAGTGCTGTAATTGCAGGATATGCTCAGAGGGGACATGGCCAAGAGGCCCTTGGAGTCTTCCGTCAAATGCAATTATTGGGATCAGAGCCTAATGCAGTCACCATTATCTCCCTCCTGTCTGCTTGTGCTTCTGTGGGAGCTTTATCTCAGGGGATGGAGACACATGCATATGCTCTTAGAAAATGCCTTATGACGTgggatgatgatgatggtgaaggcGAGGATCTCATGGTGCAGAATGCACTAATAGATATGTATTCAAAATGCAGGAGTTTTAATGCAGCCCGCTCAATATTTGATAGCATACCTCTGAGAGAGAGGAATGTTGTGACTTGGACTGTCATGATTGGTGGTTATGCACAGCATGGAGATTCCAATGCTGCATTGGAACTCTTCTCCCAGATGATACTAAAAGCCAGCTCTGTTGCACCTAATGCTTTTACAATATCTTGTGTTCTGATGGCGTGTGCTCGTTTGGCTGCACTGCGTTTTGGTAAACAGATCCATGCATATGTGATCCGCAATCGCTATGAGCCAGCAATGCTGTTTGTCGCCAACTGCCTTATTGACATGTACTCGAAATGCGGTGAGATACATGCAGCCCAAAGAGTCTTCAATCGGATGCCACAAAAGAATGCTGTTTCTTGGACATCCTTAATGACTGGATATGGAATGCATGGCCATGGTGATGATGCCCTCCGTGTCTTTGAGGAGATGCAAAAAGTGGGGTTCGTGCCTGATGGGATTACATTTCTTGTGGTGCTTTATGCTTGCAGTCATTCTGGCATGGTTGATCAGGGGCTGAAGTACTTTCACAGCATGGGTGGGGACTATGGGGTGGTTGCAGCTGCAGAACATTATGCTTGTGTTGTTGACCTGTTGGGCCGTGCAGGCCGTTTAAATGAAGCCTGGGAAACAATTAAGAGCATGCCAATGAAAGCAACTGCAGTTGTTTGGGTGGCCTTGCTCAGTGCATGTAGAATCCATGCAAATGTGGAGCTTGCTGAATATGCTACAGCACGATTGTTAGAGTTGGAGTCTGACAATGATGGATCATATACATTACTCTCCAACATTTATGCAAATGCTGGGCGTTGGGGAGATGTGGCCAGGATCAGGCACCTGATGAAGAAGTCAGGGATCAAAAAGAGACCAGGCTGCAGCTGGGTTCAGGGGAAGAAGGGCACTGCCACATTTTTTGTTGGGGATCGGTCTCATCCACAATCTCAACAGATATATGCTGTTCTAGGGACCTTGATGGAACGCATCAGAGCCATTGGATATGTACCTCAAACTCATTTTGCCTtacatgatgttgatgatgaggaaAAAAGTTACCTTCTTTCAGAGCACAGCGAAAAACTTGCTCTTGCTTATGGCATCCTAACCTCCTCTCCTGGGACTCCCATTCGGATCACAAAGAACATACGTGTGTGTGGTGACTGCCACAGTGCCTTCACATTCATCTCTATGATTGTCGAGCATGAAATCATAGTGAGGGATTCCAGCCGCTTCCATCACTTTAAGAAGGGTTCTTGCTCTTGTGGTAGCTATTGGTGA
- the LOC105038708 gene encoding protein SHORT-ROOT — MSTSRQSEPDDPSANEKWAASLLLDCAKAISEKDSSKIHQLLWMLNELASPYGDCDQKLASYFLQALFCKATESGERCYKTLVSVAEKSHSFESARKVILKFQEVSPWTTFGHVASNGAILEALEGEAKLHIIDISNTYCTQWPTLLEALATRSDETPHLRLTVVVTVSMGGSVMKEIGQRMEKFARLMGVPFELQVVRVASQLGELKEEDLGLREDEAVAVNCIGALRRVGVEERGDFIRMLCNLRPRVVTVVEEEADFTSTRSEYVKCFEECLRFYTVFFEMLEESFAPTSNERLMLERECSRSILSVLACDEDGGGECDRREKGSQWCARLMEAFSPMSFSDDAIDDVRALLKRYRSGWSLLPAQGDDSGLYLTWKDEPVVWASAWKP; from the coding sequence ATGTCGACAAGCCGTCAATCGGAGCCCGATGACCCCAGTGCAAACGAGAAATGGGCTGCAAGCCTCCTCCTAGATTGTGCAAAGGCCATCTCCGAGAAGGACTCCAGCAAGATCCATCAGCTCCTCTGGATGTTGAATGAGCTTGCATCCCCCTATGGAGATTGTGACCAAAAGTTGGCATCCTATTTCCTGCAAGCTCTCTTCTGCAAAGCAACCGAATCAGGAGAGCGCTGCTACAAGACTTTAGTATCAGTTGCAGAGAAAAGCCACTCCTTCGAGTCTGCGAGGAAGGTGATCCTCAAGTTTCAGGAGGTAAGTCCTTGGACCACCTTCGGTCATGTAGCATCCAATGGTGCCATTTTGGAAGCCTTGGAAGGAGAAGCTAAGCTTCATATTATCGACATCAGCAACACCTACTGCACTCAGTGGCCAACCTTGCTGGAAGCCTTGGCAACCCGAAGCGACGAGACGCCGCACCTGAGGCTCACAGTGGTGGTGACAGTGAGCATGGGGGGATCGGTCATGAAGGAGATTGGTCAGAGAATGGAGAAGTTTGCCAGGTTGATGGGCGTGCCATTTGAGTTGCAGGTGGTGAGGGTGGCATCGCAGTTAGGGGAGCTCAAGGAGGAAGACTTGGGGCTGCGAGAAGATGAAGCGGTCGCCGTGAACTGCATCGGAGCTTTGCGACGGGTCGGCGTGGAAGAGAGGGGTGACTTCATACGCATGCTTTGCAACCTCCGGCCGAGGGTGGTCACTGTGGTGGAGGAGGAGGCTGACTTCACAAGCACCAGGAGTGAGTATGTCAAGTGCTTTGAGGAGTGCTTGAGGTTTTACACTGTTTTCTTTGAGATGCTAGAGGAAAGCTTTGCTCCCACAAGCAACGAGAGGCTGATGTTGGAGAGGGAGTGCTCAAGGAGTATTCTTAGTGTGCTTGCTTGTGATGAAGATGGTGGTGGAGAATGTGACAGGAGGGAGAAGGGGAGCCAATGGTGTGCAAGGCTAATGGAAGCCTTCTCACCCATGAGCTTTAGTGATGATGCCATTGATGATGTTAGGGCATTGTTGAAGAGGTATAGATCAGGGTGGTCACTCTTGCCTGCACAAGGTGATGACTCAGGCCTCTACTTGACATGGAAGGATGAACCAGTGGTGTGGGCATCAGCTTGGAAACCCTAG